The genome window TCTTGCGGAAAGGTCTTTGCAGAATGTGCTGCTTCGCGATGACATAACGTTTGTAAATTTCATTCAGATATAGAAAAAATCCTTCCGTATCTTCTTCGCTGATGGATTCTATTACCTTTGTCATTTGTATGAGGTCTGAAGAGATATCAAAAGGCTTGTCGGGCATATCACTGAAATAAGCCCGGTAGATCGGATCCAACTTTTCCATCGGAATATACTCATCCGGATCACGGCCGCATAATTCGAATATTTCCCGATACAGTTCCGGCATCATGACGATACTTGGCCCCAAATCAAATGTGTAGCCGTCGAGTTCAATTCGATTCATTTTGCCTCCTGGCCTGGATCCCTTCTCATATAGCTCCACCTGGTACCCCGCGTGCTGAAGTCTTATGGCACTGGCAAGCCCCGCGACACCTGCACCAACGACAATAACCTTCTTACTCATATACATTCCCTCATTTCGATACAAGTTTCTTCTTCATTGCGCCCCGAGTCCCTGCCGTAATGGCCGATATACGCCCGCGATTGTATCGTTGAACAACGATAATCGGAAGGTTGAAGACAATGGCATACAAGATCATCACCCATCCTGCCCATACTGGATTCCATATGAAGAACAGCGGTGCAGGGAGAATGGAGAGCCAATGAGTTAATTCCGCGCGTTTCGTTTCCGCGGCAAATACCATCAAGTCCCTCGACTTCGTTCCATGCAAACCCTTTTTACTGTAGCCTTTTTTTAAAAAAATCGTGCCATCCAGAATCAATCCCTTCCACGTCTTCACCCGGAATAAACGCTGCCACAATTTTCCCGATTGTTCGAAGGAGAAAGTCTGAAACCAGAAATGGTCTTTCAAAAACCATGAAAAAGGCATTTTTAAGCAAATAGCCGATATGGCGAGATGAAAGAATGTCCAGGCAAACACATCAATGATAATGATCCAATTGACAGGCAGTGATACGATCATGACAAAACCCCTTACACCATTCTGTTCAAAGATTTCCTATTAAAATAGCCACTTTCTTATCTTTTTCAATACTTTCAAATTTTGATCCGAATACGGCGGGTACTTTTGCTGAAGATGAAGGTAGTGATACGCTCTGAAATCGGTTTTCTCATAGCTGAAAGCGAGAAAACCAGCCTTCCCGTGATAAGCACCGTATCCGCTTCTCCCCTTCCCTCCAAATGCGATAAGGGGACTCGCGGCATGGTGGATCACCTGATTGACGCTGATGGTTGGTGACTGCATGTGCTCCTGGAACAGCAGGATTTCGTCCCTATTTTTACTAAAAATATACCCTGTAAGCGCATCTCGCTGGATCATCCGGCTGGATAACAATGTGTCAAAATCGCTAAAAGGAATAACAGGCAGGACCGGTCCGAAAATTTCTTCCTGCAAGATCGAGCTTCCCGGTTCCATATCCGTCACTACAGACGGGGCAATGAACAAATGATTTCGATCATGCGTACCTCCATGCCTGACTTTTCCCTGCCCCATCAACTTGACCACCTTCTCAAAATGGGCATCGTGGCAAATCCGGCCATAATCACGGCTTTCCTGTGGTCGATCCCCGTAGAAAGCGAGAATCGATGCAGAAAGTTCAGTCAGCGTTTTTTCATAAATGGACTGATGGACAAAAAGGGTGTCCGGTGCAATACAGGTTTGCCCCGCATTAAGGAATTTCCCCCAGACGATTTCCCTGATGGCGGCTTTTGAAAAGCCTGTTTCCCCGATGACGCAGGGGTTTTTCCCGCCGAGCTCCAGGATCACCGGGGTGAGCTGTTTGGCTGCCTGCTCTGCCACTCTCTTTCCTGTTTGCCCGCTTCCCGTAAAGAAAATCAGGTCAAAAGAGCTTGAGGTCAAAAAATGCGCGGTCTGTGCGTCACCTGTCACAACGTGTAATTGTTCCGTAGAAAAGGTGTGATTCATGACTTCTTTCAGCAGCTGCGCCGTTGCCGGTGCATGTTCGGAAGGCTTGATCACACAACGGTTTCCGGCGGCGATGGCACCGATTGCCGGCATCAAGGTGAGCTGGAGGGGATAATTCCACGAACCGATGATGAGTACACTCCCGTATGGATGCCTCTTCCTCTTGACCCTTTCCACATAGCCCATTTTCAGATGATGGGACGAAACCGGCCGACTCCATTTTCCCAGATGCTTGCAGACATGATCGATTTCATTCAATAGAACAGCGAATTCAGATGAAAATGCCTCGAATGCAGGCTTCCCTAAATCGGAATGAAGTGCCTCCATGAAGGCCCCTTCATTCTCCAAAAGGACCGATTTCAACTGATGAAGCCGTTTGATGCGTGCTTCTTTTGAAGGCAGCCCTGAGGAAAATAGATCCTCCCTCTGTTTGACCGGCAATGCCTCTAGAAAAGCACGATCATCTTCAGGCATGGGCTGAATCCCTCTCAACAATTTTCTCGCCCACAAGCTGCCCGCTTAGAGTAACCATCGGCATGCCGCCCCCGGGGTTCACCGTTCCCCCGACAAAATAGAGGTTGTCATACCTTTCACTCTGTTTCGGATGCTTGAACCCTTTATTCTTCTTCTTGTCTGACACGGTCCCATAAATCGCACCGCGGTCGGAGCCATACGTGCGCCTGATATCTTCCGGTGTCCACATATCCCTGGTGACAAGATTGTCCCGCAAGCCTTCAAGGCCCATTCTCTCCAATTTGATCAGGACCCGCTCAGCGAATTGTTCATATTCGGCTTGAGTATACGGATTTTCATCCCGGATGAAAGGAATATGAGGGAGCACCTTGATATTTTCATGTCCTGCAGGTGCCTGCGTCGGATCGGTCTTATTCACATTGACCAGATAGATGACCGGGTCTTCCGGCAGTTCACGTCGGTGGAAAATCGATTGCATTTGCTCTTTCATATTTTCGGCGAAAAAGAAATTATGGTGGCGCAGCTGCGGGTAGCTCTTCTTCACACCCAGATGCATGACGAGACCGGAACTCGCCGGTTCGAATTTCTTTTTTAATTTTTTAATATAATGGCTGTCTTCCTCCAGCAGCCGCTCGTAAACCGGTATGACTTCCATATTGGAAACATAGTAATCTGCCGTAATCCGTGTCCCGTCTTCCAAAAGGGCTCCGGTAATCTCGCCATCCTTCTTTTCAAGTTTGACGATTGGTTTTCCAAGGTGAATGGCAACCCCTACTTCTTCTGCCAGCTTCACAAGGCCGTCCGCGAGCTTGTGCAAACCGCCTGGAACATACCATACGCCCTGTTCATGCTGCATGTAGATCATCATATTCATCACGGCCGGCGCATCGTAAGGCGACGAGCCCACGTACTTGATAAAATAGGAAAGCATATCGCGAAACTGCTCATTACTGATTCGCTTATCGAGGGATCTATGCACTGTCGAAAACAGGTCAAAGTTCTTTAAGGCAGCGAAGAAACTCGTATGCTTCATCATTTCTCTCGTCGAATCAACACCATGCTTAAATAAAGTTTTATCCGTCATATCATATAGAGTTTTGGAATAATCCAGCAGACTTTGATATTCGCGGATGTCCTTTTGACTGAGAGAGGCGTTCTTCTCTTGCATGTCGTTCATATCTTCATATAAGTCTATGATATTTCCATCGGGGAAAAAGGAGCGCCATTGATGATTCAGCTTTTCAATCGGGACATAATCCTTCATCGATTTTCCGCTGGCCGCAAACAACTTCTCAAAAATCTGCGGCATCGTCAGGATGGAGGGGCCAAGATCAAAACCAAAGCCATCTTGATCCAGCCGGTTCAACTTTCCACCAATGTGATTGTTTTTTTCATATAAGGAGACATCGTATCCCGCCTGTGCAAGTGAAATGGCAGCCGACACCCCGCCTAGTCCGCCTCCAATGATAACTACCGTTTTATTTTTCAATGGTTACTGTCCCTCCTGTTTCGAAATCTTACTATGATCAATTTGCTCTGAAAATTTTTCCAATGCATCAAGTCTATACCCTTTGGACTTATCTTATACCCTCGCCCGCTCTAAAAGGAACAGGTGAATGTGCTGGGGTCATGTTTTAATATGCAGGGGCCATTCATGATGAACTCCACGCCATGAAAATTGATATCGACAGGGAGCTTTTTTGTTTTACAGCCAAAGGATAATAGAAAGAAACGTAAGTGGATTGAAAAGATGTTTCAACAACACATCTTTTTTCATTTTTAAATCATGGAGAGGAAGCATAGGTGTAGTAGGGGTCGACATTTCATGAAGTATGTAGAGATTCGGATATGAATAGATAAGGATCGTTAGGCATTCTACTATCTAATATTCCACAAAATAGTGGATAACCCTTCTTTATGGGTGTGCTGACGATGATTCTTATCCTATTTTTGATAGATTCGTTTAGCCCAGCCACAACAGCTGACCGGGACACTAAACCTGTCCCCGAGTCCCAAAATAACTCACGGCCTTTCCTTAATTGAAAAAATACTAAAGTAAGAACCCAAAATAAAAAGCCCCTAATCATTCAGGGACTTCTTAGTATACAAGGAACTGTTTCATTTCTTCTTCAGTTAAATCTTTTGGTTCCACTCCATGCTTTTTACAATAGTTGTCCAATGCTCTTATTTTCACTTTTGGAGCTTCTGGTGGTGCAGGGTATGCAAATACACCGTCTGGAAAAGCATCATCAAACCGTTTAATATCTTCAAGCATAGTATCACTCCTGGTTATAGCATGCCCATCCGGAGTCCTTTTGATAATATATCTATACCTTGATTTTAATTTGATTCCTGCCACCATAATACACCTCCCGGAAAATATTGTTCGATAATCCTGTAGCTGCATTTAATAGCATAGCTCAAATCACTTTCTTTTTATTGTCCTTCTATTTTACCATAAATATCCTAATTCATGGGGACAAGTCGTGAAAAATTCAGAAAAATCTATATATTCAACTCTACTAAAATCATTCTTATTAACCATCCACACATGAAGATTTCTTTAAACTTTCTGGGACAGCAAACCTGTCTCCGCATCCCACTCCGCTCTGGGACACCAAAACTGTCCCCCCGTCCCACCTTCATTTATGATCTTTCATAATACTCCTAGCTGCATAATAGCCGCTGAGCGCCGAAGATAACGTTCCCGGTCCCGGAAAGACCTGTTCGCCTACAATGTACAGCTGCGGCAGTGAAGACCGGACACTTTTCGGTTTGGTGATAGCATTTCGAACGGTCAGCGGATAGCCCCCGACTGCCCTTTTTCCGATATAGCGCTCATAAGTTAGGGGAGTGCCCGCTTCTGCAAACAGCAGGTTTTCTTTTACCGGGATGACCTTCCCGATCTCCGTGAGAATCTCTTCTGTCACCTGCTCTTTGATTCGCTTGTACTCATCCTCTGTATATTTCGACCACTTCTCTAAATTCGTATGCAGCGAGACCGTCATCATCACTTCCCCTTCAACCCATTCACCTTTTCGATCAACAGAATGATTGAAGGTGACATAAACAGGTCCATGGGTGTTTGCCCTAAGAGAGGGAGAATCCAGACTCGGCACGATTTGATAAGCGAAAGGCCATTTCATTTCCTTTAATGACTCTCTCAACCCTTCTTCAGACAAAATGGCATCGACCCTAAAGGCTCCCCAGGAAAACTCGTCCTCGCTCTCATAGCTCGTTCCCTCCCCAAAAGAGATTCCTGAATTGTTGATCACAAAATCGAAGGAAGACGTACATTTACGACTTGCCACATTCCATTGTTTCCGGCTTTCTTCATATATGAGACTTTCAAGCGGAGACACTTTCACAATCTCGCCGCCGAGCTCTTTAATGCGATGCGCCAGTGCTTTTGCCAGCTGGCACATCCCCTTTTCGATAAAAAAACTGCCTCTTCGATAAATCGTCAGAGCGAGACTGGATGGAAGCAAGGCTGCCTCCCTGACATCCGTCTGTACAGCATCAAGAAGCTGGGCATTCAACAGTTGACGCAGCGGCTCATACGAGTCAAGATGATATTTCCTCATGAGATCTTCCACTGTATACAGCGAATATCGAGCCAAGCGGACCATCGATCTTGGATGCAGTACGGCATGAAGAGGCAAGCTTCCCAAGTCATGTCGCTTCCTGACGGGCAAAGAAACCTTGCTTTCTGTCACAGCCAGGACATCATCACTTATCCGTTGAAGAGCTTCCCAAAACCTTGCCACATCACCGCTTCTCGAATGAAACGCTTCCTTCAGTTCCTGTGCCCACAACGCCGGACTTTTTACGATCGAAACCTTCCATTCCGGCAAAATAACATCCATGGGATGCAGCAGTTCTTCTGCGGGCAGATCGATATCCAGTTCCTTCAATAAGGTCCTCAACAAGCCACTTTCCTCCAAGCCGAACGCAATCGTTGCGCCTGTCGGAAACTTCCGGCCCTTACGAACATACCACCCCGCTGAACCTCCAACAGTCGCTGCTTTCTCAAGGACCGTCACCTTATACCCTTCTTTCGCTAAATAGGCAGCAGCCGTCAAACCACCCACACCCGCACCAACAATACAAACCGACTTAGACAAAGAATCGCCTCCGCTCCTTGCTTCCCGCAAGCAATGTTCGTTGTAATTGCCATCATTATACCCTTAAGGGAACTGAGATAATAAAAATGGAGGTGTTGCGATGTGCTGTGGGACATAGGGACAGGTTCCTCGTCCCTCACCCCATTCGCCAACGTAGCTCAACGGGACACCAAACCTGTCCCCGCGTCCCGCTTTATGCTAAACTAATACCAAATAAATCCAAAATTGAAAGAGGTGTCGCTCGAATGTTAAAGCAAGGAATTTATGAGGAAATCATCACTCAAAAAATACAAGAAGAATTGTTAAATGCAGATGTGCATATTGACATCGGTCGCACTCCTTTAGATGTTGAAGAAGCACGCAAAGTATTGTCGGCTTATATAAGTTCTGTAACTAGAAAAGCTTTAAAACATGTGCGAACTCAAGGGAAAGATGATCAAGATGCCCTCCTTAAACAAATTGAAACATGCAATGAAATTATTCAACTGTTAAGTAAAAAACTGGATCAGCAAGAATTTCACGCTTTAAAAATTGCTGAAGAAGGCGAAGTCTTAACCCATATTTACTCTCGGATCAATTCAGTCCGAAGTTTTCAAAAACAAGAGGTGATTCGTCCAGTCACTCCAATCTCCGAGAGCTCTTTGTTCACTGGGTCCAGCTATGAACCAAACATGTTAGGTGAGCTAAAAAAAGAGATTCTCTCCTCCGATTCAATTGAAATGCTCGTGTCCTTTATTAAATGGAGCGGACTCCGCATTATTCTAGACGAACTAAAAACCTTCACAGAACGCGGTGGAAAACTTAGGATTATCACTACCTCATATATGGAAGCAACTGATTTTAAAGCCATTCACGAACTTAGTAAGCTACCAAACACTGAAATTCGCATATCGTATGATGTAGCGCGGACACGTCTTCATGCAAAGGCTTATTTATTTAAAAGAGATACTGGATTTAGTACTGCTTACATTGGTTCCTCTAATCTATCTAATCCGGCCCTTACATCAGGGTTAGAATGGAATTTAAAAATCACTGAAAAGGATTCCTTCGATGTATTAAAAAAATGTGAAGCAACGTTTGAAAGTTATTGGAATGATAAAGAATTCAAGGAATTCAATCGAGAAAGTGAAGAAGATAACCAAACACTCCGTCTAGCTCTTGAACGAAGTGAAGTGGCAGAAAGCTCTGTACAGTATTTATTTAATATTCATCCTTATTACTATCAAAAAGAAATTTTAGAGAAACTTCAGGCGGAAAGAGAAGTACATCACCGATACAAAAATCTATTAGTAGCTGCTACTGGGGTAGGAAAAACTGTTATTTCTGCTTTTGATTACAAGCAATTCCGAAAAGCAAGCGGTGGACAGGCAAAACTCTTGTTTGTAGCACACAGGGAAGAAATTTTACACCAAAGCATAAATACCTTTCGCGCTATTTTAAGAGACCCTAATTTCGGAAATATGCTTGTAGGAAACCAACAACCATCTTCCTTAGATCACTTATTTGTTAGTATTCAAAGCTTTAACAGCAAGCAGCTTTATGCTCATACGGAAAGTAGATATTATGATTTCATCATTGTAGATGAATTTCATCATGCTGCTGCAGACTCTTATCAAAAATTACTCAGTCACTACCAACCTCGCATTCTATTAGGTTTGACAGCAACACCTGAACGGATGGATGGCAAGAGCATTCTGCCATACTTTGATGATCATATTGCTGCTGAAATGAGACTAACAGAGGCCATTAATCAAAAACTGTTAAGTCCCTTTCAATATTTTTGTGTTACCGATACAGTCGATCTCTCTAATCTCAAATGGTCTAGAGGTGGATATGATACAAGACAATTAGAAAATGTATATACGTCTAATAACTTGAGAAGCTCCCAAATTATACAAAGTGTTAACAAGTATGTCACAGATATGAAAGACGTTAAGGGAATAGGATTCTGTGTATCGATTGCACATGCTCAATACATGGCTGATTTTTTTAACCGATCGGGTATTCCAGCAATTGCTTTACATGGGGATTCAGACAAAGAGGTTCGATTAGATGCCAAGCGTTTACTTATATCAGGAGAGCTTACATTCATCTTTGTAGTCGACTTATATAATGAGGGTGTTGATATTCCTGAAATAAATACTGTCCTCTTTTTACGTCCAACCGAAAGTTTAACGGTATTTCTTCAGCAGTTAGGTCGCGGGCTACGCTTATCGGAAGAAAAGGAATGCTTAACCGTGCTCGACTTTGTCGGCCAGGCTCACAGGAATTACTCCTATGAAGAAAAGTTACGATCACTTATTGGAAAATCAAAGCATTCGGTTCAATACTATGTAGAGAATGGCTTTTTCAATCTTCCGAAAGGCTGTTTTATTCAACTGGAAAAACAAGCGAAGGAATATATCCTACGAAATATTAAAGCAAGTGCTAATACAAAAGGAAATTTAGTAGCTAAACTCGCTACTTTTGAACAGGATACTGGCCAAACAGTCACGTTAAGAAATTTTTTAGCTCATTACCACCTCAACGTCTACGAATTTTACGGAGGAAATAAAAATAGAAGCTTCCAAAGGCTATTAGTAGAAGCTGGGATCAAAGAAAACTTTCATGAGGAAAATGAAAAGTGGATAACAAGTCGACTCCCTAATCTCTTTCATCTGAATTCAAAAAAACTATTATCGTTTCTAATGAATTTTATTGAACAACGAGAAGTTTCTGGAACAGAAGAAGAACTTATGCTCAACATGTTTTACTACTCTTTTTACCAAGCGCATCCGGAAAAAGAAGGACTCCGTTCGATTCGAGATGGTATAGAAAGAGTACTCGAAAGTTCAAGATTTACAGAAGAAATTCACCAGATTCTTGATGTGCTTTATCAATCTTTAGAAACAATCGAATTAAAGCCGGACTTTTCATTCCCTTGCCCACTTCAAGTTCATAGTAAATATTCAACTGCACAAATCATGGCGGGATTTGACTACTTTAATGAAAAACAAAGCCCTGCCTTTCGCGAAGGGGTAAAATACTTTAAAGAAAAAAACCTAGATATTTTCTTTATCACATTAAACAAATCTGAAAAAGACTTTTCTCCTTCAACACTATATGAGGATTATGCAATTAACGAGAAGTTATTTCATTGGGAGACCCAAAGTAAAGTAAGTGAGGATAGTCCAACGGGGCAGCGATATATACATCATCGTCAAAACGATGGAAAAATCGCTTTATTTGTCCGGGAATATAAAAAGGAAATTGGCAGCATTCCCTCCCCGTTTGTATTCCTAGGAACCGCCAACTACATTAAACATTCCGGAAACAAGCCCATGAGTTTCGTTTGGGAACTGGAAGAAGAAATGCCGTCCTATTTGGTACCTAGAGCTAATAAGAATATTTTGTGATGGAGAAAGCCGTACCCGCTCTATGGGTACGGCTTTTTCCTTTTACATTCTTAAATTATATAAATAAAAAACTTACATTAATGTTTCTTCGTTCGTCACTTTCCTCTGAAAATAAGAATGCAACCTATACTCACATATTTCTCTTGTAAACTCATAAACAATCGTCTCAAACCGCTCAGGAACCTCTAACTGCACATCAAATAACCCATTCTCAAAGGAAATAAGTCCTTTCGAACTGCCGCTCCACTTACTCATTGGCATCTTAGCAATCAAACCCGAAACCTTCTTTTCATCATAATCCCACATTTGCTTATGAGACTTACCGGAGAAGTCAATGCGTTTTCTGTATTTTTCACTGGTTAAATAAAAGTGGAAGTATGGAGCAACCTCTGTAGCAGTTATCGGCTTATACCAATCTGCTGGTCCTCTTTCCAGCATACCCTCTAATAACACCATCTTATAACTTCTACTCATCCCAGTCTTTTCAACTTCTTTGAACCAGTTTTTATACTGTTCATATACCTCTTGCTTTACCTCATCGAATTCCCCATTCTCAAATAGAAAACGATGATACGACTTCCATTCATCATAGTAAGCTTTTGCTCCCATTCTCCCAAGCAAATGAAGCTCTAAATAACTCGGTCTTCTTCCAAGTTCATATTTAAGCTCAAAATATGCATCCCTAAGAGCATCTTTTCTGGGCTGCTTTTTACGGGCCATCTCCGTCAGTAGATCAACCACTCTTGTTTCCAAATACAATGAGCATGACTCTGGAGTAGTTGGAATAATACTAGTTCCCTTCCCTTTTTTCTCTCCATGATCAAACAGTGATATCTTAATGTCAGCATTACGATAATTTCCGATTAAGTCGATAATTACACAGTGATTTTTGTTCTCATGTAATCTGAGACCACGTCCTACTTGCTGGGTGAATACGGTTAACGATTCTGTTGGGCGCACAAAGAGTAGGGTGTCTACAGAAGGAATATCTACACCTTCATTAAATAAATCAACTGTGAATATAGCATCAAGCTCTCCTTCTTCCAGCATGGTAATGACTTGAGATCTACTAATTCCAGTTGGTTTTGATGTAAGGGCTACCGTTCGATTTCCTCGTTCGTTAAAAAACCCAGATAAAAACTCAGCTTGATGGATGGAAGAACAGAACACTAACGACTTCGTTTGTTTATGCTTTTCCCAAGCCCCAATAATTTTATTCGCATAGCTCTTCTTTAATTGTACCGATAGAAGCTCTTGTTCATCATATCTCGTCCCCAGCCATGTAATTTGCGAATAATCCGTATCATCGTATACTCCATAATAATTAAACGGAGACAACCATCCATGACCGATTGCATGTAGAAAATCGATACAATAGGCAAGGTTTCCTTCACAGATTCCATAAATATCACGGTTGTCATTTCGATCTGGAGTAGCCGTTATGCCCAGCAAGAATTGAGGCTGAAAATAATTCAATACTTTTTGATAGGTGTTAGCCGCTGCATGATGAAACTCGTCAATAATAACAAGGTCAAAGTCATTTGGAGAAAACCGTTTGATATGCTTCTGCATACTAAGTGTAAAGATAGAAGCGAATACGGCATCTGCCGCTCCGTCTTTTATGGTGCCGTTATAAAGTCCTGTTGTTAAATCAGGTATGACATTCTTAAACGATTTTTCTGCCTGCTTCAAAATTTCTTCACGGTGTGCAACAAAGAGAATTCTCTTAAATCGTTTCGCAAAGAAAGCAGCCAAATAGGTTTTTCCCAGGCCAGTTGCCATGACTACCAACGCTTTACGGTAGCCTTCCTCTTGTGTTTTCTCTAATTCTTCCAAAGCTTCTATTTGAGCAAACCGGGGTGCAATTTCCCCATAGGCAGCAGGATTCTCTAATACATAGTTTTCCTGTACCTGCTTTTCCTCGGTAGGAAGCATCAAATCTACTTCTTCCTTTTCAGTCCATACTTTCCCAATGTTAGTATGCTTCTGATGAAAGCCCCTATAATTCATTTCATATTCTAAAAGACTTTCAGCATTCAAAGGGGTGGTTTGATCATGATAAAATAAGCTGACAAACTCCTCGGATCCTTCTTCAAAAATCTTCTTATCGTCTTCTATAAGAACGTTCCATTCAACCCCCTTCCCCATAGCGGAAGCAGACAAGTTAGAAGACCCAATAAAGAAATGATCGTGTTCAGTTGTTTCAATCAGATATGCCTTTGGGTGAAAACTGACTCCCTTACTCTTCCACAACCGAACCTCTATTGATGGGTGAATGGACAGTAAACTATTCAGTGCTTCGGGCTGAGTAATATATAAATAATCACCCGTTAGGATCTTAATATCCGCTCCTTGTTCTGCAGCAAAACGTAAAGAATACTTCAACAATTCGACACCTGATTTCATGGAGAAAGATGTAATGATATAAATGGTCTTCCCAGATCGGATCTTTTCTTGTAGCTCTAATCCCAACCCGGTAGTGATTAACTGAATAGAACTCATAAAATCAATCCTCAACCTCAATTAAAAAAATCTTCTCATCAAAACCTCCGCGCTTCTCCGCTTTTTCCTTTCGTACCTTCTCCAGATCATCGATGGATGAGCCATGATGGTTAGCCAAAGCATGAATAATCTCTAAAAGATCCGCCAGCTCTTCCACGGCATCTCCATCCGTTTTAGCTGCGCAATACTCATCCAGCTCCTCATAACTTTTTTCTTTCAAATATTTTATGTAATCGTGCTCATTCAGAATTTCTGTAGAAAATTCCTTCCCCGTCTTTTCAATGATTTGTGGGATCTTATCTCTGACTAATTTGTTGTAAGTTGGCAAGATATTGACCTCCTAGTATTTGTATTATTATCTACAATTCTATCATTTAATAATGGTTTAGAATTATTATTAATTAATTTCTTGCTATAAAAAATCCCTAGAAACAATGCGTCCCTAGGAATCCACTATTACATAATGCAAACCAATTCTCGAATGAGGAAATTACATCCCATTCGCCGCTCCCTTCAATCCGTTTGATCCCTCTAATCTCCTTTATTCAGACAATCAACGTCCTTGAGGGTAGCTAGTGCAAAATTCACTATTCATTTCACCTCTTCTTCTCTATGATTCTTTCCATCGGGAACTGGTAACAGAAACAGGACCTCACCCACTCTTCTCATCCGTCTTTCCGCTCTGCCTCTCTATAAGCAGCCCCTCAAAGTATTTGGTGAATTCAGATTCGCCGGAATAGGATAGACATAAATATTCCTTCGCTCTTGTCATCCCGATATATAATAGTGAAACTTCTCTCTCCACATCTTCTTCCAGGGCGAAAGGCATGTTATCGATATTTACAATAAACACGGCTTGAAAATCCAGCCCCTTGCTGCTATCGATCGTACTGATTTTCACACGATCATCGTCTTTATCAAAGTTCCTCTTACTATCATTATTTTCAGTTAGCCAAAAGTACTCTATTCCTTGTTCTTTCAATGCTTTTTGAAGAATATCAATATAGCTTGTATGATACGATTTTTTTATCCGATACAGAATAAGAACCTCTGACAGAGGGACATTTTTTTCTTTATGCAGCCTTGATATTTGTTTGGCCACCAGCTGGGCCTCTTGAAAGAAATTGTCCTTCTTGATAATCGCAGGCTCCACCCCTCTTCTACGGGTACTTTGAGGAGCAATGATTTCTCCTTCAAATTCTTTGTTTACGACTTTGTATTTTAGTGAAGAGTTGGTCTTATAGAAATCCCAAGCAAACTTAACAATTTGAGCTGTGTTTCTATAATTGATATTTAGCACCTTGGATCTTCCCTGGAAGCTCAACCCGGTATCTTGAAGATAGGATCTTTTTCGTTTATAGATCGTTTGGGCACGGTCCTCTA of Falsibacillus pallidus contains these proteins:
- a CDS encoding DEAD/DEAH box helicase family protein encodes the protein MSSIQLITTGLGLELQEKIRSGKTIYIITSFSMKSGVELLKYSLRFAAEQGADIKILTGDYLYITQPEALNSLLSIHPSIEVRLWKSKGVSFHPKAYLIETTEHDHFFIGSSNLSASAMGKGVEWNVLIEDDKKIFEEGSEEFVSLFYHDQTTPLNAESLLEYEMNYRGFHQKHTNIGKVWTEKEEVDLMLPTEEKQVQENYVLENPAAYGEIAPRFAQIEALEELEKTQEEGYRKALVVMATGLGKTYLAAFFAKRFKRILFVAHREEILKQAEKSFKNVIPDLTTGLYNGTIKDGAADAVFASIFTLSMQKHIKRFSPNDFDLVIIDEFHHAAANTYQKVLNYFQPQFLLGITATPDRNDNRDIYGICEGNLAYCIDFLHAIGHGWLSPFNYYGVYDDTDYSQITWLGTRYDEQELLSVQLKKSYANKIIGAWEKHKQTKSLVFCSSIHQAEFLSGFFNERGNRTVALTSKPTGISRSQVITMLEEGELDAIFTVDLFNEGVDIPSVDTLLFVRPTESLTVFTQQVGRGLRLHENKNHCVIIDLIGNYRNADIKISLFDHGEKKGKGTSIIPTTPESCSLYLETRVVDLLTEMARKKQPRKDALRDAYFELKYELGRRPSYLELHLLGRMGAKAYYDEWKSYHRFLFENGEFDEVKQEVYEQYKNWFKEVEKTGMSRSYKMVLLEGMLERGPADWYKPITATEVAPYFHFYLTSEKYRKRIDFSGKSHKQMWDYDEKKVSGLIAKMPMSKWSGSSKGLISFENGLFDVQLEVPERFETIVYEFTREICEYRLHSYFQRKVTNEETLM
- a CDS encoding nucleoside triphosphate pyrophosphohydrolase — translated: MPTYNKLVRDKIPQIIEKTGKEFSTEILNEHDYIKYLKEKSYEELDEYCAAKTDGDAVEELADLLEIIHALANHHGSSIDDLEKVRKEKAEKRGGFDEKIFLIEVED
- a CDS encoding DEAD/DEAH box helicase encodes the protein MLKQGIYEEIITQKIQEELLNADVHIDIGRTPLDVEEARKVLSAYISSVTRKALKHVRTQGKDDQDALLKQIETCNEIIQLLSKKLDQQEFHALKIAEEGEVLTHIYSRINSVRSFQKQEVIRPVTPISESSLFTGSSYEPNMLGELKKEILSSDSIEMLVSFIKWSGLRIILDELKTFTERGGKLRIITTSYMEATDFKAIHELSKLPNTEIRISYDVARTRLHAKAYLFKRDTGFSTAYIGSSNLSNPALTSGLEWNLKITEKDSFDVLKKCEATFESYWNDKEFKEFNRESEEDNQTLRLALERSEVAESSVQYLFNIHPYYYQKEILEKLQAEREVHHRYKNLLVAATGVGKTVISAFDYKQFRKASGGQAKLLFVAHREEILHQSINTFRAILRDPNFGNMLVGNQQPSSLDHLFVSIQSFNSKQLYAHTESRYYDFIIVDEFHHAAADSYQKLLSHYQPRILLGLTATPERMDGKSILPYFDDHIAAEMRLTEAINQKLLSPFQYFCVTDTVDLSNLKWSRGGYDTRQLENVYTSNNLRSSQIIQSVNKYVTDMKDVKGIGFCVSIAHAQYMADFFNRSGIPAIALHGDSDKEVRLDAKRLLISGELTFIFVVDLYNEGVDIPEINTVLFLRPTESLTVFLQQLGRGLRLSEEKECLTVLDFVGQAHRNYSYEEKLRSLIGKSKHSVQYYVENGFFNLPKGCFIQLEKQAKEYILRNIKASANTKGNLVAKLATFEQDTGQTVTLRNFLAHYHLNVYEFYGGNKNRSFQRLLVEAGIKENFHEENEKWITSRLPNLFHLNSKKLLSFLMNFIEQREVSGTEEELMLNMFYYSFYQAHPEKEGLRSIRDGIERVLESSRFTEEIHQILDVLYQSLETIELKPDFSFPCPLQVHSKYSTAQIMAGFDYFNEKQSPAFREGVKYFKEKNLDIFFITLNKSEKDFSPSTLYEDYAINEKLFHWETQSKVSEDSPTGQRYIHHRQNDGKIALFVREYKKEIGSIPSPFVFLGTANYIKHSGNKPMSFVWELEEEMPSYLVPRANKNIL